The Polyodon spathula isolate WHYD16114869_AA chromosome 3, ASM1765450v1, whole genome shotgun sequence genome has a segment encoding these proteins:
- the sqlea gene encoding squalene monooxygenase, protein MWAFLGIATFTYIYKKCDAVISYANKEVLLTVTVFFTLGSVLSYCRYRYGQTQHKPSHLGLVLQLISALPLAGFFFKSATYSDTDEKSVSKKHWRKRKEAQLRHSSQTECGPGAAVLASSDPDVIIVGAGVLGSAMAAVLARDGRKVTVIERDLKEPDRIVGELLQPGGYRALMELGLEGSVEGLDAHTVQGYVIHDMDSKAEVEISYPVEENKVQCGKAFHHGRFVVGLRGAASKESNVKLIEGTVTNLQEEEGCVTGIQYKDKETGDIKELHAPLTVVADGCFSKFRKNLITGNVSISSHFVGCIMKNSRQFKPNHAELVLANPSPVLIYQISSTDTRVLVDIRGEMPRNIKDYMIDYIYPQLPEHIKESFLIALQNDRLRTMPASFLPPSPVNKPGVLLLGDAYNMRHPLTGGGMSVVLNDVQIWRSLLRNIPDLYDDIAVLEAKKKFHWARKKSHSFVVNILAQALYELFAATDNSLHQLRKACFHYFKLGGECVAGPIGLLSVLSPKPMTLIGHFFAVALYAVYFSFKSEPWFTKPRAFFNSGAILYRACAILFPLIYSELKYLVY, encoded by the exons ATGTGGGCTTTCCTGGGAATCGCCACCTTTACCTACATTTACAAGAAATGCGACGCCGTTATATCTTATGCCAACAAGGAGGTTCTGTTGACAGTTACAGTTTTTTTCACACTGGGATCGGTGCTGTCATATTGTAGGTATCGTTAtggacaaacacaacacaaaccatCACACTTGGGTCTGGTTCTTCAGCTCATTTCAGCTCTGCCTCTCGCTGGCTTTTTCTTTAAATCAGCCACCTATTCTGACACAGATGAAAAGTCTGTATCCAAAAAG cactggcGCAAGAGAAAGGAAGCCCAGCTGAGGCACTCTTCTCAGACAGAGTGCGGTCCAGGAGCTGCAGTCCTTGCCAGTTCTGACCCGGATGTCATTATTGTGGGTGCTGGTGTCCTTGGTTCAGCCATGGCTGCAGTCCTGGCAAGGGATGGCAGAAAGGTTACAGTCATTGAGAGAGACCTCAAGGAGCCAGACAGAATTGTCGGAGAGCTTTTACAGCCTGGTGGATATCGTGCGTTAATGGAGTTAGGACTTGAAG GTTCAGTTGAAGGTCTGGATGCTCACACAGTACAGGGCTATGTTATTCATGATATGGACAGTAAAGCAGAAGTGGAAATCTCATACCCAGTGGAAGAGAACAAGGTTCAGTGCGGAAAAGCATTTCACCATGGGCGCTTTGTGGTGGGGCTGCGCGGTGCTGCTTCAAAGGAATCAAA TGTAAAGTTAATTGAAGGAACTGTGACTAACCTGCAAGAGGAAGAAGGCTGTGTTACTGGTATCCAGTATAAAGATAAGGAAACTGGAGATATAAAA GAGCTTCATGCCCCATTGACAGTAGTTGCTGATGGATGCTTTTCCAAGTTCAGGAAAAACTTGATAACAGGCAATGTCAGCATTTCATCTCATTTTGTTGGCTGCATAATGAAG AATTCCCGACAATTCAAGCCAAACCATGCAGAACTGGTTCTAGCCAATCCCAGCCCAGTTCTTATTTACCAGATCTCTTCCACGGATACCCGGGTCCTGGTAGACATCAGAGGCGAAATGCCAAGAAACATCAAAGACTACATGATTGACTACATCTACCCACAACTACCAG AGCACATAAAGGAATCTTTCCTAATTGCACTACAGAATGACCGTCTAAGAACCATGCCTGCAagcttcttgccaccctcccctGTGAATAAGCCAG GAGTACTTCTATTGGGAGATGCTTACAATATGAGACACCCTCTGACTGGAGGTGGAATGAGTGTTGTTCTGAATGATGTCCAGATATGGAGAAGCCTTCTACGGAACATTCCCGATCTTTATGATGACATTGCTGTGCTTGAG GCTAAGAAAAAGTTCCACTGGGCCAGGAAGAAGTCCCACTCCTTTGTTGTGAATATTCTGGCACAGGCCCTTTATGAGCTCTTTGCAGCAACTGACA aTTCCCTCCATCAGCTGCGAAAAGCCTGTTTCCATTACTTCAAGCTAGGTGGAGAGTGCGTTGCAGGACCCATAGGCCTCCTTTCCGT GCTTTCTCCAAAACCGATGACGCTGATTGGCCACTTCTTTGCCGTGGCTCTTTATGCTGTTTATTTCTCCTTCAAATCTGAACCCTGGTTCACAAAGCCACGAGCCTTCTTCAACAGTGGAGCAATTTTGTACCGTGCTTGTGCCATCCTCTTTCCTCTTATCTATTCAGAACTGAAGTATCTGGTTTATTAA